The Budorcas taxicolor isolate Tak-1 chromosome 18, Takin1.1, whole genome shotgun sequence genome window below encodes:
- the LOC128064087 gene encoding tetrapeptide repeat homeobox protein 2-like, protein MSAKTKPGPAKRQRRQRTVFNKEQLRELEEHFVNNQYPSYRAREDLAARLNLEEFQVQVWFKNRRAKKARLKRLTQGPGQGPRSASTDGGVPDALAPGTASIPAAAAAGSAPPEGPGFHSPSPPSPAGMLSTPAPGGVPSQGQASCAPVQGAQNGFPTAAPASTAGPTSAPTPDWVQDPCAASDSWPDSVVIFDFADLFPLQEPSHEPPSILFSEYQKGDESADANDSSPRQCLSL, encoded by the exons ATGTCGGCAAAAACGAAGCCAG GACCCGCAAAGAGGCAGCGGCGGCAGCGCACGGTGTTCAACAAAGAACAGTTACGTGAGCTCGAGGAACACTTTGTAAACAACCAGTACCCGAGCTACCGGGCCCGCGAGGACCTGGCGGCCAGGCTCAACCTGGAGGAGTTCCAAGTGCAG GTGTGGTTCAAGAACCGCCGGGCCAAAAAGGCTCGGCTGAAGCGATTGACCCAGGGGCCTGGCCAGGGTCCCCGCAGCGCTTCCACTGACGGCGGAGTCCCCGACGCCCTCGCTCCCGGGACTGCCTCCATCCCTGCCGCCGCGGCTGCAGGCTCTGCGCCCCCAGAGGGCCCGGGGTTCCACAGCCCCTCTCCGCCCAGCCCCGCCGGCATGCTCAGCACACCAGCGCCCGGAGGCGTCCCCAGCCAAGGCCAGGCCAGCTGCGCCCCGGTGCAGGGCGCCCAGAACGGCTTCCCTACGGCAGCTCCAGCCTCGACTGCAGGTCCAACTTCAGCCCCGACTCCAGACTGGGTTCAGGATCCCTGCGCCGCCTCGGACTCCTGGCCAGACTCtgttgtcatctttgatttcgcAGACCTCTTCCCTCTCCAAGAACCCTCTCACGAACCTCCCTCCATCTTGTTCTCGGAGTACCAAAAGGGAGATGAGTCTGCGGATGCGAACGACTCTAGCCCCCGGCAGTGTCTGAGTTTATAG
- the LOC128064088 gene encoding leukocyte immunoglobulin-like receptor subfamily A member 2, with protein sequence MTVCGLFKASKDWGKPFNITVIQVYARTRVYGVPSLSPKPGSLMLPGDNLTLWRRSEAGFGRFALTKDEGLSPPLRLEGQKSPDFPLGHVNSTHGNTHGGQYRCYSGHNLSYAWSAPSAPLGILIMGMHRKPSLSARPGASVPQGENVTLQCRSEVQSDTFHLSKEGSLAAPQHLCLQDPAPPIQANFTLCAMTSAHSGTYRCYSSHSTAPHLLSLPSDPPGAPGLREQLGPADPTHLRKLHVR encoded by the exons ATGACG GTCTGTGGGCTTTTTAAGGCATCTAAAGACtggggcaaaccattcaatatcacagtaatccaagtctatgcccggaCCA GAGTGTACGGGgtgccctccctctcccccaagcCTGGCTCGCTCATGCTCCCCGGAGACAATCTGACCCTCTGGCGTCGCTCAGAGGCCGGCTTTGGCAGATTTGCTCTGACCAAGGATGAGGGGCTCAGCCCTCCCCTCCGTCTAGAAGGGCAGAAGAGCCCTGACTTCCCCCTGGGCCATGTGAACAGCACCCACGGAAA cacccaCGGTGGCCAGTACAGATGCTACAGTGGACACAACCTCTCCTATGCGTGGTCGGCCCCCAGTGCCCCACTGGGCATCCTGATCATGG GAATGCACAGGAAACCCTCCCTCTCTGCCCGCCCGGGGGCCTCAGTGCCCCAGGGAGAGAACGTGACCCTGCAGTGCCGCTCTGAAGTCCAGTCAGACACCTTCCATCTGTCCAAGGAGGGGTCGCTCGCTGCTCCCCAGCACCTTTGTCTGCAGGACCCGGCTCCACCCATTCAGGCCAACTTCACCCTGTGTGCTATGACCTCAGCTCACAGTGGGACCTACAGGTGCTACAGCTCACACAGCACCGCCCCCCACCTGCTGTCGCTCCCCAGCGACCCCCCTGGAGCTCCTGGTCTCAG GGAGCAGCTGGGGCCTGCAGACCCCACCCACTTGCGCAAGCTCCACGTCCGCTGA